Proteins from a genomic interval of Inediibacterium massiliense:
- a CDS encoding YdcF family protein, with product MKKTIGKWRKEMKVIFVIWLISFFIVQGFILSDAKLDPMDQINYIVVLGAGLKGETLSQTLFYRMSKALEYLHKYPNAKIVVSGGQGKGEDISEAEGMKRFLIDKGIDENRIIKEDQSTNTLENIKFSKNILHKIEKKEINEFVIITNGFHLYRAKLLARRNGIIPHGIPCKTEIYQLPKYYLREYFAVIKSWIFDK from the coding sequence ATGAAAAAGACAATAGGAAAATGGAGAAAAGAAATGAAAGTTATTTTTGTGATTTGGCTCATTTCTTTTTTTATTGTGCAAGGATTTATTCTAAGTGATGCCAAATTAGATCCAATGGATCAAATTAATTATATTGTTGTGTTAGGAGCAGGATTAAAGGGAGAAACTTTATCTCAGACATTATTTTATAGAATGAGTAAAGCCTTGGAGTATCTACACAAATATCCAAATGCAAAGATTGTAGTGAGTGGAGGACAAGGTAAAGGAGAAGATATTAGTGAAGCAGAAGGTATGAAAAGATTTTTAATAGATAAAGGAATTGATGAAAATAGAATTATAAAAGAAGATCAATCTACCAATACATTAGAAAATATAAAGTTTTCAAAAAATATTCTACATAAAATAGAAAAAAAGGAAATTAATGAATTTGTTATTATTACCAATGGATTTCATTTATACAGAGCAAAATTATTAGCAAGAAGAAATGGAATTATTCCTCATGGAATACCTTGTAAAACTGAAATTTATCAATTACCCAAATATTATTTAAGAGAGTATTTTGCAGTTATAAAATCATGGATTTTTGATAAGTAA
- the pdxS gene encoding pyridoxal 5'-phosphate synthase lyase subunit PdxS: protein MVENRYNLNKNLAQMLKGGVIMDVTNEEQAKIAEQAGACAVMALERVPADIRRDGGIARMSDPQMIKKIQKAVSIPVMAKVRIGHFVEAQILEAIEIDFIDESEVLTPADDIYHIDKTKFKAPFVCGARNIGEALRRIGEGASMIRTKGEAGTGDVVEAVKHMRTMTSQIRKIVGMGEEELMNISKELGAPYDLIQYVHKNGKLPVVNFAAGGIATPADAALMMQLGCDGVFVGSGIFKSGNPKKRAEAIVKAVTHYNDPIILAQLSEDLGEAMSGISVQSLSEDMKLSKRGW, encoded by the coding sequence GTGGTGGAAAACAGATATAATTTGAATAAAAATTTAGCTCAAATGCTTAAAGGTGGCGTTATCATGGATGTTACCAACGAAGAGCAAGCTAAAATTGCAGAACAAGCAGGAGCTTGTGCAGTAATGGCACTTGAAAGAGTGCCAGCAGATATTAGACGTGATGGCGGAATTGCTAGAATGTCAGATCCTCAAATGATTAAAAAAATTCAAAAGGCTGTTTCTATTCCTGTGATGGCAAAGGTTAGAATCGGTCATTTTGTAGAAGCACAAATTCTTGAAGCTATAGAAATAGATTTTATTGATGAAAGCGAAGTACTTACTCCAGCAGATGATATCTATCATATTGATAAAACAAAATTTAAAGCACCTTTTGTTTGTGGAGCAAGAAATATTGGTGAAGCTCTACGAAGAATAGGAGAAGGAGCTTCTATGATTCGTACAAAAGGAGAAGCAGGAACAGGAGATGTGGTAGAAGCTGTAAAGCACATGAGAACAATGACCTCTCAAATTAGAAAAATAGTTGGCATGGGAGAAGAAGAATTAATGAATATATCAAAAGAGTTAGGAGCTCCATATGATTTGATTCAATATGTTCATAAAAATGGAAAACTACCTGTAGTAAACTTTGCTGCTGGTGGAATTGCAACTCCTGCTGATGCAGCTTTAATGATGCAATTAGGCTGTGATGGTGTATTTGTTGGTTCAGGAATATTTAAATCAGGAAACCCTAAAAAAAGAGCAGAAGCTATTGTAAAAGCCGTAACACACTATAATGACCCTATAATCCTTGCACAATTATCTGAAGACTTAGGAGAAGCAATGAGTGGTATATCTGTACAAAGCTTATCTGAGGATATGAAGTTATCTAAAAGAGGTTGGTAA
- the pdxT gene encoding pyridoxal 5'-phosphate synthase glutaminase subunit PdxT translates to MIVGILALQGAFIEHANIFKKLNVNSILVKNKEDLEKINALIIPGGESTSIGKLLDAFHIKSSLEEKIKEGLPVWGTCAGMILLAKKILNDDRIHMPLIDITVIRNGYGRQLGSFCIHEKIKGIEKPFPMVFIRAPYIDEVGRDVEILGKVDEKIVAAKQNNILVTSFHPELTDDFRMHQYFLNMIKKR, encoded by the coding sequence ATGATTGTAGGGATATTAGCCCTACAAGGGGCATTTATTGAACATGCAAACATATTCAAAAAATTAAATGTAAACTCTATTTTAGTAAAAAATAAAGAAGATTTAGAAAAGATTAATGCTTTAATTATTCCTGGCGGAGAAAGCACTTCGATTGGTAAACTTTTAGATGCATTTCATATAAAATCATCTTTAGAAGAAAAAATTAAAGAAGGTCTTCCTGTATGGGGAACTTGTGCAGGAATGATTCTTCTAGCAAAAAAAATTTTAAATGATGATAGAATCCACATGCCTCTTATAGATATTACTGTAATTAGAAATGGATATGGAAGACAACTCGGGAGCTTTTGTATCCATGAAAAAATAAAAGGAATCGAAAAACCTTTCCCTATGGTTTTTATAAGAGCTCCTTATATTGATGAAGTAGGAAGAGACGTAGAAATATTAGGAAAAGTAGATGAAAAAATTGTAGCAGCCAAACAAAATAATATTTTGGTCACTTCATTTCATCCAGAGCTTACAGATGACTTTAGAATGCATCAATACTTTTTAAATATGATAAAAAAAAGATAG
- a CDS encoding cold-shock protein, with translation MKTGVVKWFNSEKGFGFISVEGEDDVFVHFSAIQGDGFKTLEEGQKVEFEVVDGDRGPQAANVVKVF, from the coding sequence ATGAAAACAGGCGTAGTTAAATGGTTTAACAGTGAAAAAGGGTTTGGATTTATTTCTGTAGAGGGAGAAGATGATGTATTCGTACATTTCTCAGCAATCCAAGGAGACGGATTCAAAACTTTAGAAGAAGGACAAAAAGTTGAATTTGAAGTAGTTGACGGTGACAGAGGACCTCAAGCTGCTAATGTAGTTAAAGTATTCTAA